A stretch of Arctopsyche grandis isolate Sample6627 chromosome 9, ASM5162203v2, whole genome shotgun sequence DNA encodes these proteins:
- the Trs31 gene encoding trafficking protein particle complex subunit 31, giving the protein MSSRVKPSILDKPLSRGKGEVALSCYALLFSELVQYCLNRVYTVPELQNKLSEMGQDVGTRIIDLYTVREKNGKREIKLLNMLLFIKSTLWKTLFGKEADKLEHANDDERTYYIIEKEALVNKYISVPKDKGSLNCATFNAGIIEAVLTKSGFPAKVTAHWHQGTTYMVKFDDTVIARDKMLEDR; this is encoded by the exons ATGTCATCCAGAGTAAAACCCAGTATTTTAGATAAGCCGTTGAGTCGTGGGAAAGGTGAAGTCGCCTTGAGTTGTTATGCTCTTCTGTTCTCCGAGCTCGTACAATATTGTCTCAATCGTGTCTATACAGTACCAGAATTACAGAATAA ATTGTCAGAAATGGGACAAGATGTCGGTACCAGAATAATCGACTTATACACTGTTAGGGAGAAAAACGGAAAACGTGAAATCAAACTGTTGAATATGCTCTTGTTTATAAAGTCGACATTGTGGAAg ACTTTGTTTGGTAAAGAAGCTGATAAACTGGAGCATGCAAATGACGATGAGAGGACGTATTACATAATCGAAAAAGAAGCTTTG GTGAATAAATACATCAGCGTCCCCAAAGATAAGGGTTCTCTGAATTGTGCTACTTTCAACGCTGGCATCATTGAAGCCGTTCTGACTAAAAGTGGATTT ccGGCAAAAGTAACGGCACATTGGCACCAAGGCACCACATACATGGTTAAATTCGACGATACTGTTATAGCACGTGACAAAATGCTCGAAGACAGATAA
- the LOC143917393 gene encoding uncharacterized protein LOC143917393, translating to MNATEVASSPTTAFGYYSVRPRERPLPAPRKWNYYKLESESSQDESDGSESALSVQGKETDLAKDTSDTAWSSDESVVEYEVVSSNEERDDVPMQMIDGNGSSDTEEDFIATTVISITMLNEGDMASADTEDSLTAASTDSEISPFDYWICAQCRNTNNNPMFRYCEKCYKVRKDFFPPRPKRKRPKSKKCKKPRRRGNSSTGSSNDKMKAVLEEPESNTVQISGNSSSSPPKLDFQNIVVPSSIKGKTSVSQTVSTNPSTSAHSVDSVESVQSEKNEWKIIREKSESDSESRRRKYSETDVNDDVSAKRRKTDECDITVIKNVNKNFSFDVDPLLNLSQTTPINDSVSSFSQPLFPTFVDPPSKSFSDPALTFSKDDIDLLHAKSDHFSDIESDLPAGKGVGSLKRQNSNSSDSDKCITCLAEPKSGVFVHGRIAHICCCYKCSVKVWMKTKRCPICNCKVSNVLKAFVI from the exons ATGAACGCCACGGAAGTCGCCAGCTCGCCTACTACCGCGTTCG GTTATTATTCGGTGCGTCCCCGCGAAAGACCCCTTCCTGCGCCACGGAAGtggaattattacaaattagaAAGCGAATCGTCGCAAGATGAATCCGACGGGAGTGAAAGTGCTCTTAGTGTGCAGGGCAAAGAAACTG ATCTGGCGAAAGATACCAGCGATACAGCCTGGTCGAGCGATGAATCCGTCGTAGAGTACGAGGTGGTCTCCTCGAATGAAGAGCGAGACGATGTGCCGATGCAGATGATCGACGGTAACGGATCATCGGACACCGAAGAG GATTTTATAGCGACGACGGTTATCAGTATAACCATGCTGAATGAGGGTGATATGGCTTCGGCCGATACTGAGGATTCGCTGACCGCCGCCTCGACCGATTCCGAGATTAGCCCCTTCGACTATTGGATTTGTGCGCAGTGTCGTAACACCAACAACAATCCCATGTTTCGCTATTGTGAAAAGTGCTATAag GTGCGTAAAGACTTCTTTCCTCCTCGTCCAAAACGTAAACGACCTAAGTCTAAGAAATGTAAAAAGCCAAGACGTCGTGGTAATTCAAGTACCGGTTCATCGAATGATAAGATGAAGGCGGTACTTGAGGAGCCTGAAAGTAATACTGTCCAAATCAGCGGTAATAGTAGTAGTTCACCACCCAAACTAGATTTCCAAAATATCGTAGTCCCTTCGTCGATAAAGGGCAAGACTTCAGTTAGTCAAACAGTGAGTACAAATCCATCGACCAGCGCACACTCGGTGGATAGTGTGGAGAGCGTACAGTCTGAAAAGAACGAATGGAAAATCATTCGAGAGAAGAGCGAAAGCGATTCTGAAAGCCGTCGTCGGAAATACTCCGAGACGGACGTGAACGATGACGTAAGCGCAAAGCGAAGAAAGACGGACGAGTGCGATATAACTGTGATaaagaatgtaaataaaaattttagttttgACGTCGATCCCTTGTTAAATTTAAGCCAAACAACCCCCATTAACGATTCGGTGTCGTCGTTCAGCCAACCGCTGTTTCCGACTTTCGTCGACCCACCTTCCAAATCGTTCAGCGATCCCGCCCTCACTTTCAGCAAAGACGATATCGATTTACTACACGCAAAGTCTGATCATTTTTCCGATATCGAGTCTGATCTGCCGGCGGGCAAAGGTGTCGGTTCGCTCAAACGACAAAATAGCAACAGCTCCGACTCGGACAAGTGCATCACGTGCTTGGCCGAGCCCAAGTCGGGCGTGTTTGTCCACGGGCGCATCGCTCACATTTGCTGCTGCTACAAATGCTCGGTGAAGGTGTGGATGAAGACGAAACGCTGTCCCATTTGCAATTGTAAAGTTAGCAATGTTCTCAAAGCTTTCGTCATCTAA